The following is a genomic window from Zalophus californianus isolate mZalCal1 chromosome 10, mZalCal1.pri.v2, whole genome shotgun sequence.
TAATGGTGGAGTTCTCTTGTCAAAGTTTGTCCCTTTATTTTCCATATATCCTGGTTCTGCCTCAGCTACCATATTTGCAGATGATTCTCTGTTGCCAGCgccagcaggaggagcaggtaATGAAACTGAATGATGATGTGCTTGAACCCAGTCCTTTCCAGCCCCCAGTTCACCTCCACAGCCTCAGGGAACCTGAAAAGGCTGCGCAGTCCCAGAGCAGGACACACGAACACGGACACCTTGCTGAGCTCTCTGGCCTCCCGTCCCCCTctcttgccctcccctccccggcgccctctctgttctctctgccctcttccctgaCTCTGGAAACACTCGGTCACCGGAATGGAAGGCACCCCTGGGGCAGCACCTGGAGCCCGGGGCCTCAGACCGGCTCTCCTACCTTGCCTGCAGGGGGCTCCCAGCTGTGCTGTGTGGTAGGGGTGGGGCGCTGTGGGTGGACAAGTGACCTCTCCTTCATCACAGGTGGCtggggggctgggccaggggcttCCCAGATTGAGGTATTCATGGCATCAGTGAAAATGAAACCACCCTGTGATCACTCCTCTCCAAGAGGCCACAATTCTCTCCAGAGAGAGTAGCCTTTTCTCAGCAGTgtcggcgggggtggggggggcggggagaaggtgGAATTGAAAGTGGGTAGAACTCATTCACGGTCTTACCTTCCAAAGGTATCCTGCCATCTTTACATTGCTACCCTGTTTAAAGGCTGAAAGGGCTTTTCTACCTGTTACAGGTGCTCTAGCAGCTATGTAAACCAAATTTCCTGTGGTTGGGAAGTAAACTTGAGAGTCGTTCCTAaacaaggggaatgggagagcaAGACAGTTTCCCGATCTCCACCTGAAGATGTCCCCGGTTTGTCCCACTAACTAGAcacctctttcctcctcctcaccGTCCCATTCCCTGCAGACGGGCAGCGGGCAACGTAGCCAGACCAGCTCCATCCCGCAGAAGCCCCAGACCAACAAGTCTGCCTACAACAGCTACAGCTGGGGGGCCAACTGAGGCCCTGACCCTCCTCTTCTCCCGGTCCCATCTTCTGAGAGGGCATCCCAGCCTGGCAACTACGGAAACAGCAtcacagagagaaaggaatgggggagggggcccactgcccccccacccccagcggccCACCCCATGCCTCAGCTTCATGTCTGTCCCGTTCCCACACCGTCCCCCCTCTGTTGTATGTATTATAgggtttgtattttcttttttttttttccctcctttcctcccctcctcctcccttgcaTTCAAGATTATGAAACTTTGCTGTGGgccctgccttccttctcctcctcctgttcACCCTGGTGGTGTAtgggtgaggtgggtgggggggacccCCAAATATATATCAGCCCAACAGCCCTAAGTCTCCTCCTTTAttattaggaaacaaaacaacaacaaaaaatggcgTCATGAGTATGAACAGCATTGTCAGATGAATTagttgaagtgtttttttttttttgtactgtgtCCTCAAATTTAATGGATTAATGTGTcttgtatatataaaaagaaaacctctacCTTCAGCGTCTGCCCATTCTTGATCGTCTAGGACAGGCTCCTCAACGGCTCTGGTGAATGATGATTCTGTACCTGCCGGGCCCGAGGGGGCAACGGGAGAGAAGGAGCGCTTCGCCCTTAGTGTGCTGCCGCTGTCTTGCCCCGTggggttccctttcctcctcccccaggggTTTCACAGTGTGCTGCCGCTGTCTTGCCCCGTggggttccctttcctcctcccccaggggTTTCACAGCCTACAAAGAGCCGCTGCAGATTCTCATTTCCTCCAGAAACTGCTCCGCCTGCAGCAGATTTCGGGCTGCGAAGGGAGTGGACAGCAGAGACCGGGTGGAAAGGGAGAAGACTGAGCAGGAGCTGGAAGAAACGGCTTTGGAGAGTCGGCGTGTGGTGTAGACGGGTCCAGGCAATGACccgggaaggagggagggtaaCCTGCAGTCGGCTGGGGGTCGAGCACAGCAGTTCTTGCTTCTGGGTGCCTCGGGTGCGTGGCTGCTGCCACCCCCTTGGAGAGGAGGGGTCTGGAGCCCAAGGCCGGGGGCGGACTGGGGTGCAGGGGAGCAGAGGCCTGAAAGGGACGAGCAAAGGCATACTTACAGCTCCaagctcctcctccccccccccgccccccgcaagaCTTCGCGGGGTTTCCCTGGCTCTCGTACGAGCCTTCCCTGCAAGCTGCCGACAGAGCCCGCCTGGAGAGCAGTTAGGACCCCGTTCTGGGTACGACACGCCCCTTAGCTGGAGAGCGCGAAGTCCCCGCGTGCTCCCCGACCCGGGAATTCAAACGcggagcgcgcgcgcgcgcgggcgcGGCTGGGCGGAGGCTGCCCCCTGGCGGCGGCAGCCGGTCCCACGCGGCCCCACAACCTCGGAGCCCCTGCCGCACCGGGTGGCCGGCGGGAGGGGGTCGGCTGCGGGGGCGGGCGATCCCGGGCAGCGGCAAGCTCCGGGCGCCCGCCCCCCTGCCCTCGCGCCTGGCCGGCGGCTCGGGACAGGGCGATCCGCCCCGCCCGCGTCGTGCTGCTGGCCCGTTTACGACAGCGTGCCGGGTCGCAGGCCTGCTTTCCGGCAGGTGGCCCGACGCTTCGCTCCGTTTCCGGCTGCGCGGCGCGGGCTGCCGCCGGGGGCGAGCGGGCTTCGGTGGGGGTCCGCGGGTTCGAGTCCCAAAACGGGGATGAGCCTGTTTGATCTCTTTCGGGGCTTTTTCGGCTTTTCTGGACCTCGGAGGTTAGAGCGGGTCGGGATCGGACGAGGGTGGGGTCTTCTGAGGGGAGCTTGACCCCTGACGCCCGGTTCTTGGGAAGCCATCCTCTTCGTCACTCCTTCACCTGCGGCGGAGAGGACGGAAGTCAGCGCGCTGCGCACTCACGCCGCGGCAGTAACCTGGGCGGCCGCTGAGAGGAGCACTGACAGCGGTCTAAGCCCTTCTGCAGTCTGGGGTGAAGCAACGGGGGCCCGGGCGGGGAAGACAGCGGggctgcggggcggggggcgcggggcagCCGCGAGCTGAGGCCTGGCTGCTGGGTAAAGGCGAGAGCACAGCGCAGACCCCGCGGGCCGCTCTCGCCCGCACCTCGGTGCCCCCGCGCCCGCCTGCCCGAGGCCCGCTCGCCGCCCGCGAGCCGGGGGCGCGGCCATCCTGGTCAAATCCGCCTTCACTCCCAGCCACAGAGATCCCTTCTTCGGAGGGATGACTCGAGAtgaggaggaggacgaggagggcgaggaggaggacgaggagggcGAGGCCGCCGCAGCCGCGTGGGGCCGTGGGAGCCGGGAGGGCCCCCAGCCCCCCGAGGAATTCGGCTTCGGCTGCGGCCCAGGAGGGATGCGTCTCCACGATCGCTTCGGCTTTGATGACCTGATTCGGGATTTCAGCCACATCTTCAGCGAGATGGGCTCCTGGACCTCGCCTTCCCGCCCGCCCGGTGCGTGGCCGTCCCCGGGGTGGTGGTGAAGTTGGGAGGCTGAAGAGGGCAGCCGGGGGGTGGGAAGTGCGAGGGGGCTGCCGGTGTCGGCCCAGGGCCTCTCGCGCCCCAGCACCCATCGGGCCCCTTTCTGCAGAACTTCCAGGTCCTGGTCCTGAGGCGGAGACACCTGGTGCGAGACGGCGGGAGCGACGGACGCTTCGGGACTCGATGCTTAAGTATCCAGACAGTCAGCAGCCCCGGACCTTTGGGGGGGTCTTGGAGAGTGATGCAAGAAGTGCATCGCCCGAACCAGCACCAGACTGGGGCTCCCAGAGACCTTTTGGTGTGGTGAGTGCTTCTGGGACCAAAGTGAGAGCCGGGGGAGACGACTAACAGCACAGACTGGAGGCTGGTCAGAATCCAGCAGCCTTGGCTTGGGGTCCTCGGCTCTCCACTTACTGTTATTATCTGTTTTCTGTATTAAGCTGCTTGTAGgctttgggggggcggggcacagggatgggagttctttttctttaaaaaaaaaaaaatcacttgggg
Proteins encoded in this region:
- the HAX1 gene encoding HCLS1-associated protein X-1 isoform X1 is translated as MSLFDLFRGFFGFSGPRSHRDPFFGGMTRDEEEDEEGEEEDEEGEAAAAAWGRGSREGPQPPEEFGFGCGPGGMRLHDRFGFDDLIRDFSHIFSEMGSWTSPSRPPELPGPGPEAETPGARRRERRTLRDSMLKYPDSQQPRTFGGVLESDARSASPEPAPDWGSQRPFGVFDDVWPMTPRSRAREDNDLDSQVSQEGLGPVLQPQPKSYFKSVSVTKITKPDGTVEERRTVVDSEGRTETTVTHQEADGSPRDDPESPTSPALDDAFSVLDLFLGRWFRSR
- the HAX1 gene encoding HCLS1-associated protein X-1 isoform X2 translates to MTRDEEEDEEGEEEDEEGEAAAAAWGRGSREGPQPPEEFGFGCGPGGMRLHDRFGFDDLIRDFSHIFSEMGSWTSPSRPPELPGPGPEAETPGARRRERRTLRDSMLKYPDSQQPRTFGGVLESDARSASPEPAPDWGSQRPFGVFDDVWPMTPRSRAREDNDLDSQVSQEGLGPVLQPQPKSYFKSVSVTKITKPDGTVEERRTVVDSEGRTETTVTHQEADGSPRDDPESPTSPALDDAFSVLDLFLGRWFRSR